From Achromobacter spanius, a single genomic window includes:
- a CDS encoding metal ABC transporter solute-binding protein, Zn/Mn family, with product MSLKSGYVTLRRAALAVAMASALGAAVTAHAQEAAKSGRAARAAQPEAATAATGAVTVLAAHPVVFALTDSLAKGSTIRVERAAPANLPATRLTSYFSGRGGAALQKAAASADAAVGLRSIWPDDPLYANARRTNIRIVEIDAARPLDGALNGIALQSDTRPGGQFAAYPWLSIVNLGRMADIVAADLGRLSPSDEKRIGENLAQIKRTLVELNASSQAGLAQAENVAVISLSERLPYLIAEFNLDLVDTVARDDKDWTPEALTALTATIKDNGAAAALLHREPTPELRQAIEAGGAKAVVLATDGADPVADLQANAKLLLQALAPAAAKTAAAK from the coding sequence AGGAAGCCGCCAAATCCGGCCGCGCCGCGCGCGCCGCGCAGCCTGAAGCCGCCACCGCCGCAACGGGCGCCGTCACCGTGCTGGCCGCGCATCCCGTCGTGTTTGCGCTGACCGACAGCCTGGCCAAAGGTAGCACCATCCGTGTCGAGCGCGCCGCGCCGGCCAACCTGCCCGCCACCCGGCTCACGTCGTACTTCAGCGGACGCGGCGGCGCGGCGCTGCAGAAGGCCGCCGCATCGGCCGATGCCGCCGTCGGCCTGCGCTCGATCTGGCCGGACGATCCCCTGTACGCCAACGCGCGCCGCACCAACATCCGCATTGTGGAAATCGACGCGGCGCGTCCGCTCGATGGCGCGCTCAATGGCATCGCCCTGCAAAGCGACACGCGGCCCGGCGGCCAGTTTGCTGCCTATCCGTGGCTCAGCATCGTCAATCTGGGCCGCATGGCCGACATCGTCGCCGCGGATCTGGGACGCCTGTCCCCGTCCGACGAAAAGCGCATCGGCGAGAACCTGGCGCAGATCAAGCGCACGCTGGTCGAATTGAACGCCAGCAGCCAGGCCGGATTGGCGCAGGCCGAGAACGTGGCCGTCATCAGCCTTTCCGAGCGCCTGCCCTACCTGATCGCCGAGTTCAACCTTGACCTGGTCGACACAGTCGCGCGTGACGACAAGGACTGGACGCCCGAGGCGCTGACCGCACTGACCGCGACGATCAAGGACAACGGCGCGGCCGCGGCGCTCCTGCATCGCGAGCCCACGCCAGAACTGCGTCAGGCCATCGAAGCCGGCGGCGCCAAGGCCGTCGTGTTGGCCACCGACGGGGCCGACCCCGTTGCCGACCTGCAGGCCAACGCGAAACTGCTGTTGCAGGCCCTGGCGCCCGCGGCAGCCAAGACCGCCGCAGCCAAGTAG